Genomic segment of Bos taurus isolate L1 Dominette 01449 registration number 42190680 breed Hereford chromosome X, ARS-UCD2.0, whole genome shotgun sequence:
GAGAAGCCTTGACTGCAGCCTGTGATGGACCCCAGGCCAGAAGCCCCAGCCAGGCCTTCTAGAATTCTGTCCTTCAGACACCTGGGAGATTACCAGTGCTGGTTGTTTTAAGGGACTACACTACATCTGGGGTAATTTGCTACACAtggttgcatgctaagtcacctcagtcgtgtccgactccttgcgaccccatggactgtagcctgccaggctcctctgtccatgggattctccaggcaagagtactagagtgggttgccatttccttctccaggggatcttcgcaacccacatctcttctgtctcctgtgttGACAGGCAGGTTTTTACGCTACCTTCACCTGGGTAGCCCCTTGTTATTCAGCAATGGGTAATTTATACACGATGACTTTAAATAGAGAAGATCACTGTAAGTCAATTGGGAGCAAACAAACTGACAAGAAACCCCAGAAACCAATAGGAAGACCCTGGAAAGTCTGGTGACACAAACTCTAAGATCGTCTGCCTAGTCAAACACAAACCCCAAACCACAAAGTCAAGAGACAAGTGACAAAGTGGGCCAAAAAATAGTACCAAGATGTGACTCAGGGCTCATATCATTAATGTATAGAGAACTTGAACCAGTCAATAAGAAAAGACCAGTGACCCAAAGGAAAAGGGTGCAGGAGAGGGCCTTGGAAAATGCCAACCAAAGCGCCACCCCACCGCCCTGAAATGACTCCAAGAATGTACTCGGGGGCTGGGGTTCCAGAGCTGCTGGTTCTGGGCACATGGGGCAGCTGGACACTGGCATTGCTTTTCATCTGTGGCTCCAACTGGATGGCGGGCCATCCTGGAGCCAAAGACAGACAAGCCTCGGCAACGACTGGCCAAAGAAGTGGGTGATGGCGCTGGGTGTTGAGGAGGTCTGGGCAGCATCACCCAGGAGCTGGGAGATCCTCTTGGTGAGGAACGTGTGGCAGGAAAGGCAGTGGCTTCCCACCAGCGAGAGAAGGCTGACCACACCTGCAGACCAGACAACTGTCAGGGCAGTTCCTGGGCAGACAACCCCCTTGCTGCTCTCCgcgcgtgtgtgctaagtcgcttcagtcgtgtccgactcttcacaaccccgtggactgtagcccaccggctcctctgtccatgggattctccaggcaagaatcctgcagtgggttgccatgccctcctccacgggtcttcccaactcaaggattgaacccgcatctccttacatctcctgcatcggaaggtgggttctttgccactagcaccacctgggaagctcttcggGTCTCCATGCTCCCCCAGACCCACACTTGGTCCTAGGGCCGATGTTCCTTTCCCATCCCTGACCTCAGCATGTAGGCCTTTTTCCTCTGCCTCATCAGATAGTTCGTCCCCACACCCAGGCACTGGATCTGATCTCGCCCCACCCTCCTACGTGTCCAGATGTTATCAGCCCAAGTGAGGAGCTGTTGAGCAACTCAACAAACCTGACACCTGATCCTGCCTGGGCTGTGGATAGCCCCTCCTTCGGCTTCAGGCAGGGAAGGGTGACGACTGCTCAATGGGAAGCCCCAGATCTCGCGAGAACCACCAGCCTCGTGGCTTTTCCCAGCCCTGCGGGAGAAGGGCAGGGGGCACACACCTAGGAGTCTCAGGCCTCTAGAGCAGCGCGCTTACTGTGAGGTTTCTAGaccagcagcggcagcagcactGGGAGCTTGTTGGAGTCACAAATGCTCAACCCCCACCTCAGATGTGCAAGATCAGAGATTCTAGGGCGGTGCCCTATGGTCTGGCTTTGAGTGAGCCCTCTAGGTGTTCTCACGACCCTTCCAGCATGAGAACCAGCGTCAGGGTggatggtttctttctttcttttttttttttttaacgatgGATGGTTTCTGATCACATCCACTGCTAGTGAAGCCAGGAGCTTTCTCTCCCTGCTGGGTTCACTcacctggacctccagggaagaggCAGGCAGCAGGCACTGAGGGCTGCAACCATAGGCGGTCCTGGAGAACAGGAGTGCCTGGGCAAGATTCCCTCCCAGCGGGCCACACCTGTCGAGTGACAGGGGGAAGACTGTGTTACTTTGGGCCCTCCCTACCTCCAGAAGCATGGCACCCCTGGCCGACTCCACGTTTCTGGGCACTGGGCTCAGCTCTGCCCACCTCTCCCTTGTTACTCCGTGTGGGGCGGGGGGAAGGGGGCAGGATCCGGGCTTCACAGAGAATCATCCCAGTCACACTCACGGGCTGTGGAACACGGTGGGCCGGGCAATGGGTGGGAGCGGCTGGAGGCGGCCAGATTCGAGACCCTGGGAGGGTGGACGGCATCAAGACCGCAGGTCAAGGCCGCCCTCAGACGCCAGGACTGGAGGGAGGGGCCAAGCGAAGACCCCCTGACCCTGCCCTTTGGCATATTGGCGGGGTTGCCGCCCACCCTCCCCGCTCCCACGGTCCTTGGGCACCCCTAATACACTGTCCTGGGCCATCCGCCCTCAGTACAGCAGGGGGAGTCCTGccgggagtggggggtggggcccCGACGGAATCCCCAAGGTCTCCAGGGCCCTGGGCTCTGGGGAGACGTCTCTTCGCCCTCTCCCCAGTAAAAGACGCACAACCCAGCAAACTGCGGGGCTTTGGCCCCGCCCAGGACCCAGAAGGCAGGCTGCTGTGCACCGAGATGGAGGTGGGGACGCGAAGCTGGGGGCCGTTTCCGTGCTTCGAGCCCCGCCCTGAGCGTCCCCGCGGCCGTCGCCTCTCGCTCCCCTCCTCAGGCAGCCCACCGGAAGCCGTGGCGTACCGCCTTCCTGCCCACCTCTTCCGGCTGGCTTCACCAATGACCATGCTCGACTCCTGAGAAGACCCGCCCTCCAGCTCCAAGTAAGCCTGTCCCTCTTTGTGACGGGCAGCTCTGTGACCCAATCATAGCAGGCCGATCGCGTAAGCTCCGCCTTCCGCCCAGCAGTCTGTCTCTTTTTCCTCAGTCCGTAGTCGGGCGTGCTGTGGGCCCCTCGTCTTTCCGGCGGGGAGATCCAGACTGTCCGTGCAGAGTCACGCATAGAGTGATCCGATGTGTATACGCCAAGCCCTGCTGTGTGCCTTTGGTGTGAGCTTGTATTCTGAAGGAATTAAGTTCACGGGAAGTTACAGGGAAATGCCCCTCCCGTTGTTGCCCCAGCATCAGCTTGTTGCGTAGCCAGTGGACCGTCACACCAGGAGATGGCATTGGTACCATCGGAAAGCTGCTCAGGGttctcggtgtgtgtgtgtgcgtgcgcgccagtggttaggacaccgCACTCCCACTGCCGGtggcctgggttcgatttctgttTGGGGAGCTGGGATGCAGCATGCCTCACCATGTGCTCGCtcgtgtgtgcgcacacacacacacacacacacacacacacagacgtcAGTACGTTAATGAAACCATGCACTTTGAAACCCGGGATGGGCCTTTGTTCCATCACACCCTGCCCTTGAGATCCATCCATCTCAATCAATAGTTGGTTTCAGCAGTCAGTTCTCAGTTTGTATTGCTAGCCTTCGTTGGTGTGGGTCAGCCACAGTTGTTCAAGCCTTCACCCACTGTTGCCTGTTTCCACTTTTAGGTTTCTAGAAAAAATCTGCTTTGAACATTTGTATCCAGGCTTTCCTGTGgtcagaatttttcattttctttggcatGAATGCCCAGCAGTGCAAGTGCTGTGTCCTAAGGAAGTGGACGATTAGCCTTAGAAGAAACTGCCAATTTGCGTTCCACTGTGGCTGGACCATTTTACCTTACCACCCTGGATATTTTTAAAGCACATAATTGAAGATTTTTACAAAACATTGTTTTAGGCAAGACTGTTAACAATTCTGTTTCTCACCTCTAACTATATTCTTCTATGGGATCACCTACATAGTTCCTCACTCAggttaaaaatacacacaccctGTATATTCAGTGTGATTTTTAACTAGCAATAATATATCTGCAAAAGTCTTCCTTCTCAGTACACAAGTCTAGCTCATGTCATCTCTGGCCACAAGGTATTGAACAGAACACATGTACTATAGTTTACATAACAAATCCCCAACAGATGTATTATTACTTTTTCTGtacttcttgtttgtttgttagcACCTCTGAAGATTTGTAAATCTCCCTCCGGATGTTACCTTTAAGTGTAACTACTAGGtcaaagccattttgcttttttgcatttcttttccatggggatggtcttgatgcctgtctggggaggccttacaaatagctgtgaaaagaagagaagcaaaaagcaaaggggaaaaggaaagatataagcatctgaatgcagagttccg
This window contains:
- the LOC101904339 gene encoding uncharacterized protein isoform X4, which translates into the protein MVIGEASRKRWAGRRYATASGGLPEEGSERRRPRGRSGRGSKHGNGPQLRVPTSISGLESGRLQPLPPIARPTVFHSPCGPLGGNLAQALLFSRTAYGCSPQCLLPASSLEVQVWSAFSRWWEATAFPATRSSPRGSPSSWVMLPRPPQHPAPSPTSLASRCRGLSVFGSRMARHPVGATDEKQCQCPAAPCAQNQQLWNPSPRVHSWSHFRAVGWRFGWHFPRPSPAPFSFGSLVFSY
- the LOC101904339 gene encoding uncharacterized protein isoform X1, with protein sequence MRDSARTVWISPPERRGAHSTPDYGLRKKRQTAGRKAELTRSACYDWVTELPVTKRDRLTWSWRAGLLRSRAWSLVKPAGRGGQEGGTPRLPVGCLRRGARGDGRGDAQGGARSTETAPSFASPPPSRVSNLAASSRSHPLPGPPCSTARVARWEGILPRHSCSPGPPMVAALSACCLPLPWRSRAGKSHEAGGSREIWGFPLSSRHPSLPEAEGGAIHSPGRIRCQVWSAFSRWWEATAFPATRSSPRGSPSSWVMLPRPPQHPAPSPTSLASRCRGLSVFGSRMARHPVGATDEKQCQCPAAPCAQNQQLWNPSPRVHSWSHFRAVGWRFGWHFPRPSPAPFSFGSLVFSY
- the LOC101904339 gene encoding uncharacterized protein isoform X2, which gives rise to MVIGEASRKRWAGRRYATASGGLPEEGSERRRPRGRSGRGSKHGNGPQLRVPTSISVHSSLPSGSWAGPKPRSLLGCVARWEGILPRHSCSPGPPMVAALSACCLPLPWRSRAGKSHEAGGSREIWGFPLSSRHPSLPEAEGGAIHSPGRIRCQVWSAFSRWWEATAFPATRSSPRGSPSSWVMLPRPPQHPAPSPTSLASRCRGLSVFGSRMARHPVGATDEKQCQCPAAPCAQNQQLWNPSPRVHSWSHFRAVGWRFGWHFPRPSPAPFSFGSLVFSY
- the LOC101904339 gene encoding uncharacterized protein isoform X3; the protein is MRDSARTVWISPPERRGAHSTPDYGLRKKRQTAGRKAELTRSACYDWVTELPVTKRDRLTWSWRAGLLRSRAWSLVKPAGRGGQEGGTPRLPVGCLRRGARGDGRGDAQGGARSTETAPSFASPPPSRCTAACLLGPGRGQSPAVCWVVWPAGRESCPGTPVLQDRLWLQPSVPAACLFPGGPGVVSLLSLVGSHCLSCHTFLTKRISQLLGDAAQTSSTPSAITHFFGQSLPRLVCLWLQDGPPSSWSHR
- the LOC101904339 gene encoding uncharacterized protein isoform X7 — translated: MVIGEASRKRWAGRRYATASGGLPEEGSERRRPRGRSGRGSKHGNGPQLRVPTSISVHSSLPSGSWAGPKPRSLLGSRIWPPPAAPTHCPAHRVPQPVSVTGMILCEARILPPSPRPTRSNKGEVWPAGRESCPGTPVLQDRLWLQPSVPAACLFPGGPGVVSLLSLVGSHCLSCHTFLTKRISQLLGDAAQTSSTPSAITHFFGQSLPRLVCLWLQDGPPSSWSHR
- the LOC101904339 gene encoding uncharacterized protein isoform X9, producing the protein MVIGEASRKRWAGRRYATASGGLPEEGSERRRPRGRSGRGSKHGNGPQLRVPTSISVHSSLPSGSWAGPKPRSLLGSRIWPPPAAPTHCPAHRVPQPVWPAGRESCPGTPVLQDRLWLQPSVPAACLFPGGPGVVSLLSLVGSHCLSCHTFLTKRISQLLGDAAQTSSTPSAITHFFGQSLPRLVCLWLQDGPPSSWSHR
- the LOC101904339 gene encoding uncharacterized protein isoform X8; this encodes MVIGEASRKRWAGRRYATASGGLPEEGSERRRPRGRSGRGSKHGNGPQLRVPTSISVHSSLPSGSWAGPKPRSLLGWSRIWPPPAAPTHCPAHRVPQPVWPAGRESCPGTPVLQDRLWLQPSVPAACLFPGGPGVVSLLSLVGSHCLSCHTFLTKRISQLLGDAAQTSSTPSAITHFFGQSLPRLVCLWLQDGPPSSWSHR
- the LOC101904339 gene encoding uncharacterized protein isoform X6 — its product is MVIGEASRKRWAGRRYATASGGLPEEGSERRRPRGRSGRGSKHGNGPQLRVPTSISVHSSLPSGSWAGPKPRSLLGWSRIWPPPAAPTHCPAHRVPQPVSVTGMILCEARILPPSPRPTRSNKGEVWPAGRESCPGTPVLQDRLWLQPSVPAACLFPGGPGVVSLLSLVGSHCLSCHTFLTKRISQLLGDAAQTSSTPSAITHFFGQSLPRLVCLWLQDGPPSSWSHR
- the LOC101904339 gene encoding uncharacterized protein isoform X5; protein product: MRDSARTVWISPPERRGAHSTPDYGLRKKRQTAGRKAELTRSACYDWVTELPVTKRDRLTWSWRAGLLRSRAWSLVKPAGRGGQEGGTPRLPVGCLRRGARGDGRGDAQGGARSTETAPSFASPPPSRCTAACLLGPGRGQSPAVCWVGLESGRLQPLPPIARPTVFHSPCGPLGGNLAQALLFSRTAYGCSPQCLLPASSLEVQGWEKPRGWWFSRDLGLPIEQSSPFPA